Proteins encoded within one genomic window of Brassica rapa cultivar Chiifu-401-42 chromosome A09, CAAS_Brap_v3.01, whole genome shotgun sequence:
- the LOC103840793 gene encoding protein C2-DOMAIN ABA-RELATED 8 isoform X1, giving the protein MEDLVGLLRIRVKRGMNLVSRDSQSSDPFVVVTMGSQTLKTHRVENNCNPEWNDELTLAFNDHNQPVILEVYDKDTFTSHDKMGDAEIDIRPFLEIQAMGLQELPDGTEVKRVKPSTDNCLAQESRITFSNGKIVQDMILKLRNVQSGEVEIQIQWIRVP; this is encoded by the exons ATGGAGGATCTTGTGGGACTTCTTAGGATCCGAGTGAAAAGAGGGATGAATCTTGTTAGTCGAGATTCTCAGAGCAGCGACCCTTTCGTCGTCGTAACCATGGGTTCTCAG ACATTAAAGACTCATCGTGTGGAAAATAACTGTAACCCTGAGTGGAACGATGAACTGACGCTTGCATTCAATGATCATAATCAACCTGTGATTCTC GAAGTTTATGATAAAGATACATTCACTTCCCATGACAAGATGGGAGATGCGGAAATAGACATCAGGCCGTTTCTTGAGATTCAAGCAATGGGTCTTCAAGAACTCCCTGATGGAACCGAGGTCAAGAGAGTGAAGCCGAGTACAGACAATTGCCTGGCTCAAGAGAGCAGGATCACGTTCAGTAATGGAAAGATCGTCCAGGACATGATTCTGAAGCTCAGAAATGTCCAAAGCGGTGAGGTTGAGATTCAAATCCAGTGGATCAGGGTTCCATAG
- the LOC103840792 gene encoding uncharacterized protein At4g22758 isoform X1 → MLYKLKKREVVKGNRILISVTFLGSPGPIRFVAYEGDLVAAVIDTALKCYAREGRLPILGSDFNDFIFYCPMVGPEALSPWEAIGSLGARNFMLCEKSEEKKKLEEENGRSSFPINGARKRSFRAWINKSFSLKVTTH, encoded by the exons ATGTTGTACAAGCTGAAGAAGAGAGAGGTGGTTAAGGGAAACAGAATCTTGATCAGCGTTACGTTTCTTGGTAGCCCCGGTCCGATCCGGTTCGTTGCTTACGAAGGAGATCTGGTTGCTGCTGTGATCGACACTGCTCTTAAATGTTACGCTCGAGAAGGTCGGCTTCCCATTCTCGGATCTGACTTCAacgattttattttctattgtCCCATGGTTGGACCTGAAG CTCTGAGTCCATGGGAAGCAATTGGGTCGTTGGGAGCGAGGAACTTCATGCTGTGTGAGAAGTCAGAGGAAAAGAAGAAGTTGGAGGAAGAAAATGGAAGATCGAGTTTTCCCATTAACGGAGCTAGAAAAAGAAGCTTTAGGGCTTGGATTAACAAATCTTTCAGTCTTAAAGTCACTACTCATTAG
- the LOC103840793 gene encoding protein C2-DOMAIN ABA-RELATED 8 isoform X2, whose product MEDLVGLLRIRVKRGMNLVSRDSQSSDPFVVVTMGSQEVYDKDTFTSHDKMGDAEIDIRPFLEIQAMGLQELPDGTEVKRVKPSTDNCLAQESRITFSNGKIVQDMILKLRNVQSGEVEIQIQWIRVP is encoded by the exons ATGGAGGATCTTGTGGGACTTCTTAGGATCCGAGTGAAAAGAGGGATGAATCTTGTTAGTCGAGATTCTCAGAGCAGCGACCCTTTCGTCGTCGTAACCATGGGTTCTCAG GAAGTTTATGATAAAGATACATTCACTTCCCATGACAAGATGGGAGATGCGGAAATAGACATCAGGCCGTTTCTTGAGATTCAAGCAATGGGTCTTCAAGAACTCCCTGATGGAACCGAGGTCAAGAGAGTGAAGCCGAGTACAGACAATTGCCTGGCTCAAGAGAGCAGGATCACGTTCAGTAATGGAAAGATCGTCCAGGACATGATTCTGAAGCTCAGAAATGTCCAAAGCGGTGAGGTTGAGATTCAAATCCAGTGGATCAGGGTTCCATAG
- the LOC103840792 gene encoding uncharacterized protein LOC103840792 isoform X2, with product MLYKLKKREVVKGNRILISVTFLGSPGPIRFVAYEGDLVAAVIDTALKCYAREALSPWEAIGSLGARNFMLCEKSEEKKKLEEENGRSSFPINGARKRSFRAWINKSFSLKVTTH from the exons ATGTTGTACAAGCTGAAGAAGAGAGAGGTGGTTAAGGGAAACAGAATCTTGATCAGCGTTACGTTTCTTGGTAGCCCCGGTCCGATCCGGTTCGTTGCTTACGAAGGAGATCTGGTTGCTGCTGTGATCGACACTGCTCTTAAATGTTACGCTCGAGAAG CTCTGAGTCCATGGGAAGCAATTGGGTCGTTGGGAGCGAGGAACTTCATGCTGTGTGAGAAGTCAGAGGAAAAGAAGAAGTTGGAGGAAGAAAATGGAAGATCGAGTTTTCCCATTAACGGAGCTAGAAAAAGAAGCTTTAGGGCTTGGATTAACAAATCTTTCAGTCTTAAAGTCACTACTCATTAG